Below is a genomic region from Streptomyces ferrugineus.
CGTGGCGGTGGCCGAAGGCGTCGGTGCCGCTGACCGCCTGGTCCTTCTCGAAGTAGAGCCCGTAGACGTAGGCGCACCAGCCGTTCTTGCACATGGACTGCGTGTACAGGTTGGCCACGTGGGGGTGCCGGCAGGCGCCGGTGATCGACCCGCTGTTCTTGAGGCCGCCGTTGAGGTGCCCGCTCGGGTCGACAGCCGCAACGGGGAAGCAGCTGTCCGAGTCGTAGTCGAATTCCGGCATGTACTTGAGTTGGAAGGCGGTGGCCTTCTGCGGCACCAGAGTCAGGACGCCGGCGTTGGCGCTGCCGCCCAGTCCGGCGGTCAGCGCGGCGACGCTGCCCAGGACCAGCGCGGCCTTGGCGATACGGGACGTGGCTGTCTTCGGCATACGTGAGTTCTCCAGTTCGGTCTGCCGGGGAATGCCGGGGAATCCGGCGACGGGACCGAGCCTGGAGAACGCACGGTTGATCGGCAGCTACCCCTGCCAGATCAATCAATTACGGCGGAATGTCCGGTCTTGCATTTACTCGGATGTCATCAACCACACACCTTGCGTTGGTTCACGGGGGATCAGAGGGAAACGTAGGTTGAACGCCTCTGGTCGTGATGTCCGGACATATTCACCGGGCGCAGAGGGCCATACGGAAGTGGGTGACTCGTGGGCCGTCCCGAAAGACCGCTTGGCCCTCGGTCGGGTCCCGTCCAACGCCTCGCCGGCGAGCTGCGCGACCTCCGCAAGGCCGCCGGCACCCCGTCGTACCGCCGTATGGCCGAGACGGCCGGCTTCTCCGCGACCACGCTGTCCCAGGCGGCGGCCGGCGAGAAGCTGCCGACCCTCGCCGTGGTGAAGGGGTACGCGCGCGCGTGCGGGGCCGAGCCCGAGGAGTGGGAGCGGCGCTGGAAGGAGGCGGAGGCCGAGGCCGCCAGGGAGTCCGCCGGCGACCCGGAGGCCGAGACCGAGGCGCCCTATCGCGGCCTCGCCCGCTTCGAGCCCGACGACCGGGCGCTGTTCTTCGGCCGCGACCGGGTCACAGACCAACTGAACCGGCTGGTGTGCGACCGCAGCCTCGCGGTGCTGTTCGGTGCGTCCGGCAGCGGCAAGTCCTCGCTGCTCCGGGCCGGGCTGATACCCCGGCTGCGGGAGGAGATCGCCCGCCGCGACGCCCCGGCCGTCCTGCGCTTCCTCACCCCGGGCTCCCGGCCCGCCGCCACCTACGGCCACCTCTTCACGCCCGCGCCGGACGAGCCGGAGGCCTGGGTGGTGGTGGACCAGTTCGAGGAGGTCTTCACCCTCTGCCGGGACCGCGCCGAGCGCGCCCGCTTCATCGACCTGCTGCTCTCCGCCCGCGAACCGGACAGCCGGCTGCGGGTCCTGGTCGCCGTACGGGCCGACTTCTACGCCCGCTGCGCCGAGCACCGCGGCCTCGCCGACGCCCTGTCCGACGCCGGACTGCTGCTCGGCCCGATGAGCGCCGACGAACTGCGCGAGGCGGTGACCAGACCGGCGCAGGCCGTCGGGCACCTGGTGGAGCGGGAGCTGACCGCGCGCATCGTGGACGAGGTCCTCAACGAGCCCGGCGGCCTGCCGATGCTCTCGCACGCCCTGCTGGAGACCTGGCGCCGCCGCAAGGGCCGCATGCTCACCCTGGCCGCGTACGAGGCGTCCGGCGGAGTGCGCGGCGCGATCGCGGCCAGCGCCGAGGAGGTGTACGGCGAGCTGTCCCCGACGCAGGCGGCAGCGGCCCGGCGCCTGCTGCTGCGCATGGTCGAGCCCGGCCAGGGCACCCCCGACACCCGCCGCCCGCTGCCCCGGGCCGACCTCGAAGAGTGGACCGACCCGGACGTCCCCGAGGTCGTGGACCGGCTGGCCCGCGCCCGCCTCCTCACCGCCGACGAGGACGGCGTCCACCTCGCCCACGAGGCCCTGATCAGTGCCTGGCCCCGGCTGCACGGCTGGATCGACAAGGAGCGCGAACGGCTCCGCCACCACCGCGCCCTCACCGACGCCGCCCGGGTCTGGCTGGAGCACGACCGCGACCCCGGCGCGCTGTACCGGGGCACCCGCCTGGACCGCGCGGAGGAACTCCTGGCGGGCAGCGACCTCCTCACCACGTCGGAGAACGCCTTCCTCACCGCCGCGCTCGACGCCCGTACGGCCGAGCAGCGGGCCGCCGCCCGCTCCACCCGCCGGGCCCGTACCGCGGCGGGCGTCCTGTCGGCCGTCCTCGCGGTGGCCCTGATCGCGGGCCTCACCGCCTGGACGCAGAGCCGGGACAACGAACGCCGCCGCACCGACGAGGCGGCCCGCCGCATCGCCGCCATCGCGGACGCCCTGCGCACCACCGACCCACGCACCGCCCAGCTCCTCGGCGCCGCCGCCTGGCGCGTCGCCGAACTCCCAGAGACCCGCCGCGCCCTCCTCGGCTCCCTCGACCAGCCCGAACTGGACGCCTTCAGCGACCCGGCCCCCGGCGACGGCCCCGGCCGCTTCCTGATCGACTCGGGCCGTACGCTGCTCAGCGTCGAGGGCCGGGTGTGGCGCACGTGGGACGTGGCGAGGCACCGGCGGATCGCGTCGGGGCGGCTGCCGGTGAAGGCCGGGACAGTGCTGGGGGCGAGCCCCAACGGGCGGCTGCTGGCGCTGAGCGGCGAGGACGGCGTACGACTGTGGGACACGGTCGCCGGGCGCTGGAGCGGGGAGAGGATGCCGACGTCGTCGTACGTGGACTTCTCAGGTCGTACCTACGAGGTCAGCGCCGTGGACGACTTCGACGTACGGCTGCGCTCGGCGACCGACCACCGCCCGCTGTTCGAGACACACGCGGAGAGCCCGGCGGTGGTGGCGCCGAGTACGGACGCGAAGCTGGTCGCGTACTGCCCGGCAGGGGAGGGACCGGTGCAGGTCAGGGACCTGACGGGCCGCCGTCGGATGGTGCACGGCCGCTGGGAGCGCGTCGGTGACATCTGCGGCCAGGAGCGCGCGCAGCTGGTGCTCGACGGCGGGCAGCGGCTGGCCGCGGTCACGGGGAGCGAGGTGCGGGTGTGGGACGTCCGCTCGGGCGAGCAGCTGAGCGCCCTACCGGACGTGGGCGTGCGCTACGCCTCCTTCAGCGCCGACGGCCGCTTCTTGGCGACCGCCGACGATGAGGAGGTCAGGGTGTGGCGCCTGGAGCAGGGCCTCACGGCCCCGGTCTTCCGCCGCTCCCTCAACAACCAGCACATGTACGGCGGCCTGGCCTGGGACCCCGACCGCCCCGCCCTGCGTTACCTCGAGGGCGGCACGGTCCACACCCTGGACGTCAGCCGGTCCGTGCCCAAGGCCTGGCGGGCGCAACCGCTGGACAAGGTGCTGCTGAGCCCCGACGGCGGCACGCTGGCCACGGCGACCCGGACCGATGCGGGCTACCACGTCGAGCTGCGAGCGACCGGGGACGGCCGCCTGCTCCGCACACTCCCCCTGGCCCCGTTCCCCGTCTCCGCCGACCCGTCCGCACCGGTGATCCCGGAGGACACAACCTCGCTGCTGGCCTTCGCCCCCGACGGCAGGACACTCGCGTACGGCGTCTCGGCCCCCGGCAGCGGGGCGACGAAGCAGACCGTCAAGATCTGGGACATAACAGACGAACGCCCCCGGGTAACGCTGGACCTGACCGCCCCGGTGATCGCTCTCGCCCTCGACACCGACGACACCCTCTACGCCACCCGCACCCAGCCGGTCGGCGCCCCCGTCACGGACGCCTGGAACACCCGAACCCACCGCAGAACGTCATCCATGTCCACGTTGAACGGCACCCACCTCGCCGTCAGCCCCAACGGCCGGCTCCTGGTCGGCGGCAACCGTACGGCCGTGCTGCCGGGCGGCACCGTCACCGCGCGGGACCTGGTGCAGGGCGACGAGATCGGCGCCCTGGCGTTCGCCCCGGACGGTTCACGGCTGGTGGCCGGGGACCAGACGGGCCGGGTGGGCCTGTGGGACGGCAAGGCCGGTGACCGCGCGGGCATCCTCCGCAACGTCTTCCCCGCCCCCGCGCACGGCGACCCCGCGGACGACCCCCTGGAGGACACATCGGAGGCGGTGAGCGCCCTCGCCGTCAGCCCCGACGGCAGCACCCTCGCGGTGGCCGGGGAGTCCGGCTCGCTCCAGCTCTGGGACCTCGCGACCCAGCAACCGCTCGGCGACCCGCTGACGACACCGGGCGAACCGATCGACACGCTCGCCTTTAGCGCCGACAGCACGACCCTGATCGCGGGCAGCGTGCATGTCCCGCTCCAGCGGTACCCGATCGCCCCCGCGATGGCGATCAAGTCGGTGTGCGAGCGGGCGGGGGTGGAGCTGACGCGGGCGCAGTGGCGGACGTACGGGCAGGGGGAGCCGTATCGGAAGGTGTGCGGGGGCTGATGGCCGGGGGATGGCCTGAGGGGGCCGGAGGGTGGAGCCCGATTGCCGGGGGTTGCCGGAAGGTGAAGCCTGATCGCCGGGATTGATTACCCCGGCGATCGGCTGGCCGATCAACTCCCGGTCCTCTGAGCATCATCCCGTCGCTGCATGATCGGACGGGAGACCAGACCCCCCTGCCAGCAAGGCCGTCGAGCGGCCCATCAAAGCTGCCGCGTCGGCCGAGCATGGGACGGGATCCTGCCCGATTGCTGGCTGCTGATCGAATGGCCCACCGGCGCCGAGACCCCCACCGGCGACTGGCTGTCCAGCCTGCCCGCGGGCGCCTCAATCGTCGACCTGGTCCGTCTGGCCAAGATCCGCTGGCGCATCGAGCACGACTACCGAGAACTCAAACACGGCCTGGGCCTGGACCACTTCGAGGGCCGCTCCTGGCCGAGCTGGCATCACCATGTCATCCTCGTGACGGCCGCCCACGCCTTCCTCCGCGAAACGCGCCTGGCCCCAAAAAGCGCCCGGACCCGTCTCACCCTCTACCAGGTCCTCGACGCCCTCCAGGACATCCTGAGGTGCTGGACCGGCACCTGCACTACCTGCCAACAGCCCCTGCCCAGCGGGACACACACGACGCCAAGATCAAGACAGACCTAACGGAGTCCTACTGGATCCTCGGGGCCACGCACGCCCCAAAAACTTCCCGGCGATCAAGTCTTCGTCACCCTCCGACCAAGTCGCGCGCGAGGAAGCATGCCTTGCCGCAGCTGAGATCACCGCATCAAACAGGGAAGACGCCTCAAAGGCGTCACCGCTCGCCGGATACAGCAGGCATTCACCAACCGGATCAACCGCCCCATCATGCACGGACACTGTGGTCGCCCTCCTGCTTCTCCGCGTCGTGCGGCGGGGCGCCGTTGGCGATCGTCATCGAGCAGCAGAAACGTCCGCTCTAAAGTGCACGTCATGGCTTGGGGTAGTGGCCGGATTCGGAGACAGGCTTGCCCAACTGGCACATCCGTTGGGCGACATGGCTTGGTCACCAATTGCGGAGCTGCCTCTAGGAAGAGACCACCTGGCTGGACCGAACCACCAGCGCTGTTTGTCCGTACCATCAGTACGCCGAGACATCCTGCGGCACGTGAAACACCCCTGCCGGGCCGCCGACACCTCGCCGAAGAGGGGCAGTCACGCGCAGGTGGCACAGCCCCGCAGGACGTTCAATTCGCCGATGAAGGGTCAGCCCCATGCCCGAGACGACAGCTCCCGCCACTGAACTGACATCGCAGTACGTCGCCCAAGTGGCCAACGACCTCGAACGCAATATGAAAGAGCAGCAACGTATCAGTGCGGAGATCGCGTCCTTGCAGGAACAGCTTGCCGCGGTGCAGCACGATCACACAGTGCTGGTGAACGTGCAGCAGGCTCTCGGTGTCACCACGGCTCCGACTCAGCCCGCCGCAGAGGCCGAGAGCGCCGCGGTGCCCTCCCCCCGCCGGAAGAGCAGCGCCGCACGCGGCGGGAAGCAAAAGGCCCGGAAGTCCACAGCCGCACCGCAGAAGGCGGCGCCCAAGAAGCCCGTGGCCAAGTCGGCCGATGCCGCAAAGGCGGCCCAGCCCACCCTGGTCGAGCTCATCCGCCGCCACCTCCTTGAGGTGAAGGAGCCGCGCTCGGCTGCGGAGATCTCTTCAGCGCTCGGCCAGGCTCACCCCGAGCGCCAGATCGCGGCCAAGGTCGTGCGGGTCACGCTCGAGGGACTCGTAGCCACGAGCCAGGCAGAGCGCACCAAGCAAGGAAGGTCCGTCTTCTACACCGCTCCCGCCCCCAGGCCCGTGGACGCGGCCGAAGCCGAGGCACAGCTGGAAGAGGCTGACCGCTGACAGTCCTGCGTGGAGTGACGGTTGCCCCAGGTGCGGCCGACGGGGGCGCCAGGTAGGGCCTCAAGGCGCTGAGCGCCCTCGACATCACCTTCGACGGCCGACTCTCAACAACCCCACTTGCACCGCTCGTTCAACCGACCGCACTGACGTGGTCAGTTGGTACAGGGGTGGCTCGCGTGGTCCCGGTTGGCGTGCTCGTGCCTGGTCTGAGCGCCGCCACTGATGCACGGGCGGGTGCCTCGCCTTCGACGATTCCAGTGGGGGCCGGCAAGCGTATGTTACTGGGCTTCGCCCCGATAGAGACCCGCGGCTCAGTCGAGCCAGTCGTTCGGGATCAGGGCCCTGCGCTGTCCGTCGGCCGGCCGCCAGTTCTCCACGATGGCTTCTTCCTGGAACCAGGATTCCTCCGTGAGGTTGGCGTGGTCGCACACGATGATCTGCAGTGCGCCTTCGTTGAGGTCGGTCACGTCCCTGAGAAGTTCGAAGTAGGCGGTCACCGTGGCCCAGTCGGCGTCCTGGATGGTGCTGGCGTCTTTGATTTTCACGGGGAAGAATGCCTGAGTCGGCTGGTCGAGCATGAGGAAGCCGGGACACATTCCCCTTCACCCGTCCAGCCCCTACACGGCAGGCACCCACGTAGAGAGATCTTGGGCGCGTGGACAATCCGGAGCGCGGTCGAAGCCTTTCAGTCGCTGATCGACAGACGCATACGGGCCGGACGCGCTCCACTCCCGCTGCCTACCCGCCCTATGTATCCGGCAGCGGCGTCGACGGGGTGATCAGCGAGCCGGCCCGGGCGCCGATGCCCGCCTGCCGGACCGGCGGGTGATCGCCCTGACCGGCGGCTTGAGGGCCGGACGCGTGGCTGCTGGTCGAGGCGGCGGCCGGCGGCCCTCTGGCGCAACTCGGTGTCAACGTCGGCGCAAAGGCGCCGTACGCACAGCCCGACTCGGCCGAGCGGGTGCGCAGTCTGACCGGCGGCACGGCCATCAACGTGGCGTTCGACGCGTGGGCGGCGAGATCAGAGCGGCGGCGACGCCACTGGCCGAGTCCGGCGGACGGTTCGTGCTGACCGGCGCGGCAAGCGGCGGCTACACCGGCCCCTCGGCGCTCGTGGCTCGGGGTATCACCGTGCTCGCATGCAACAGGTGGTGGAGACGGGTCTGAATCTGCGCGAGACGGCGACCACCGCACTTGAGGAGGCCGCTGCCGGTCGGCCCCGCGGCCGGTAATCGGACGGACGTCCCCGCTGGAGCTTATGGCCGACGCCCATGCCGCCATGGAAGTCAGGACGACGGTCGGCAACACGCTCTTGATGGTGTGAGCGACGAACGGGCGGGCGGGCGGCTGACGAATGTTCTCGCTGTCGGCTGTCCGCCGAACTCAGCGGCTGTCGGCGGGTGGGTGGACTGGCGTCGCGCACCACTGGCGAGGAGCGCTGCCACGCCCTCGCCAGTGGTGCGTCACGTTCCTGCGACGAGTGTCAGGTGAGAGTCCATTTCTGGTTGTTCTGGCCGTTGCAGGCCCACAGGAGCAGCTTGGTGCCGTTGGCTGTCGCCGCGCCCGAGGCGTCCAGGCAAAGGCCCGAGAGGTTGTTGGTGATAGTGCCGTTCGCGTTGGCGGTCCACTTCTGGTTGGTGCCGCCTGTGCAGTCCCAGATGATCACCTTGGTGCCGTTGGTGGTGCCGTTGTTGTCGGCGTCCAGGCACTTGTTGCCGTAGACCACCAGCTCGCCGCGCGAGGTCCGCTGGAGGGTCTGGTTGCGTCCGCCGGAGCAGTCCCAGAGCTGTGCCTGGGTGGCGTTGACGTAGGTGTTCTTCTCGATGTCCGCACAGCGGCCCGAGGCGGAGCCGACGAGGGCGGTGCCGTCGGTGCCGGGGATGCCCTGGACGCGCAGGGCGTCGATTTCGGGGGCGGCGCCGGAGACCGCGGCGAACTTCACGGTGTTCGTGCCCTTGGCCAGGTGCGCGAGCACCGAGACGGTCCGGTACGTGGTGGCCGAGCCGGTCGGCGGGAAGGAGACGACGTACGCGTACTGGCCGCCCACCTTGATCGTGGCCTTGCGTGCCGTGGTGCCGCCGTTGGCGTAGGTGATGTCCACCAGCTTGGTGCCCGCCGACGAGGCGGTGACGCCGCTGAACGTCGGGGTGGTGGCGGTCGTGGTGTCCTCGTACGTCGAGCCGGACGCCTCGGTGCCGGAGACGGTCAGCAGGACCGCGTCGTTCGCCGGGACGGAGGTGGTGTAGCCGGTGGCGAACGATCCGGCGGCGGTACGGGTCCAGGTGTTGCGGACGCTCGCGGTGGCTGACGCCAGTCCGAGGTCGGCCCAGCGGACGGTGATGTTCGCGGCGGAGCTCGTGCGGTTGAACAGCATCACGGCTCGCTTGCCGGTGCCGGCGAGCACCTTGCCGTACACCTGCAGGCCTCGGGTGTCCTCGGCGACCTTGACGCCCTGCAGGCCGCGCGGGTCCTGGTTGACGGCGAGGACCTCTGGGTTGGTGAGTATGTCGCGGGTCTCGGTGGTCATCGTGGCCACGTTGTTGCCGGCCAGCAGCGGGGCGCCGGCAATCGACCACAGGCTCATGTGCAGGCGGTTGCGCTGGGCGGTCATGCCGTTCAGGCCGACCATCAGCATGTCGGGGTCGTTGTAGTAGCCGGTGTGCTGGGCGGCGGGCTGGAGGGCCTCGTCGAAGTTGCGGTACATCTTGGTCAGGCCCGGGGTCTCCTTGTGCAGGAGGACATCGTGGCTGGTGCGCCACAGGTCACCGTGACCGGTGGCCCAGTTCCAGGGCAGTCCGGTGCCCCACTCGCAGAAGGACAGCACCAGCTTGCGGCCGGTCACCGCCGAGGCAGCCTCATTGGCTGCGGCGATCTGCTTGTACTGGGTCTCCTGGTCCAGGCCCTCCTCCCGGCCGCCGCACCAGTCGATCTTGACGTAGTCGAAGCCCCAGCGCTGAAAGGTCTCCAGGTCCTGCTGGTAATGGCCCTCCATACCCGTGCTGGGTGCCGCAGGACGGGTGGTGGGGAAGTAGTAGCCGCAGCCCTGCTTGCCCGCGTCGGTGTAGATGCCGGCCTTCAGGCCCTTGCTGTGGATGTAGTCGGCGATGGCCTTCATGCCGCCGGGCCACAGGTTCTCGTCGACGGTGATGTTGCCATTCGCGTCCCGGCCGCCCTGCCACCAGCCGTCGTCGAGGTTGACGTACTTGTAGCCGGCCGCGGCCATGCCGGAGGAGACCAGGGCGTCGGCCTGCTGCTTGATGACGTTGTGGTCGATGCTGCTGAAGAAGGTGTTCCAGGACGCCCACCCCATGGGCGGCGGTGTGACACCTATCT
It encodes:
- a CDS encoding NPP1 family protein; amino-acid sequence: MPKTATSRIAKAALVLGSVAALTAGLGGSANAGVLTLVPQKATAFQLKYMPEFDYDSDSCFPVAAVDPSGHLNGGLKNSGSITGACRHPHVANLYTQSMCKNGWCAYVYGLYFEKDQAVSGTDAFGHRHDWESVVVFQKQGEEKPRYLAASRHGGYSTHPISEVPMDGNHVQIVYHKDGASTHAFRFAKWGERPEAYGQWDRMSLADLTQMADAPRNALWNSTWGRANFPLAGNLQSNINKARPSAVPAF
- a CDS encoding DUF3732 domain-containing protein, whose product is MLDQPTQAFFPVKIKDASTIQDADWATVTAYFELLRDVTDLNEGALQIIVCDHANLTEESWFQEEAIVENWRPADGQRRALIPNDWLD
- a CDS encoding ricin-type beta-trefoil lectin domain protein — protein: MSHSPARRWTRRITAQVLTAGLAVAGLAALDRQEPSALLPAEPAAVSTNQIGVTPPPMGWASWNTFFSSIDHNVIKQQADALVSSGMAAAGYKYVNLDDGWWQGGRDANGNITVDENLWPGGMKAIADYIHSKGLKAGIYTDAGKQGCGYYFPTTRPAAPSTGMEGHYQQDLETFQRWGFDYVKIDWCGGREEGLDQETQYKQIAAANEAASAVTGRKLVLSFCEWGTGLPWNWATGHGDLWRTSHDVLLHKETPGLTKMYRNFDEALQPAAQHTGYYNDPDMLMVGLNGMTAQRNRLHMSLWSIAGAPLLAGNNVATMTTETRDILTNPEVLAVNQDPRGLQGVKVAEDTRGLQVYGKVLAGTGKRAVMLFNRTSSAANITVRWADLGLASATASVRNTWTRTAAGSFATGYTTSVPANDAVLLTVSGTEASGSTYEDTTTATTPTFSGVTASSAGTKLVDITYANGGTTARKATIKVGGQYAYVVSFPPTGSATTYRTVSVLAHLAKGTNTVKFAAVSGAAPEIDALRVQGIPGTDGTALVGSASGRCADIEKNTYVNATQAQLWDCSGGRNQTLQRTSRGELVVYGNKCLDADNNGTTNGTKVIIWDCTGGTNQKWTANANGTITNNLSGLCLDASGAATANGTKLLLWACNGQNNQKWTLT
- a CDS encoding nSTAND1 domain-containing NTPase; the protein is MGRPERPLGPRSGPVQRLAGELRDLRKAAGTPSYRRMAETAGFSATTLSQAAAGEKLPTLAVVKGYARACGAEPEEWERRWKEAEAEAARESAGDPEAETEAPYRGLARFEPDDRALFFGRDRVTDQLNRLVCDRSLAVLFGASGSGKSSLLRAGLIPRLREEIARRDAPAVLRFLTPGSRPAATYGHLFTPAPDEPEAWVVVDQFEEVFTLCRDRAERARFIDLLLSAREPDSRLRVLVAVRADFYARCAEHRGLADALSDAGLLLGPMSADELREAVTRPAQAVGHLVERELTARIVDEVLNEPGGLPMLSHALLETWRRRKGRMLTLAAYEASGGVRGAIAASAEEVYGELSPTQAAAARRLLLRMVEPGQGTPDTRRPLPRADLEEWTDPDVPEVVDRLARARLLTADEDGVHLAHEALISAWPRLHGWIDKERERLRHHRALTDAARVWLEHDRDPGALYRGTRLDRAEELLAGSDLLTTSENAFLTAALDARTAEQRAAARSTRRARTAAGVLSAVLAVALIAGLTAWTQSRDNERRRTDEAARRIAAIADALRTTDPRTAQLLGAAAWRVAELPETRRALLGSLDQPELDAFSDPAPGDGPGRFLIDSGRTLLSVEGRVWRTWDVARHRRIASGRLPVKAGTVLGASPNGRLLALSGEDGVRLWDTVAGRWSGERMPTSSYVDFSGRTYEVSAVDDFDVRLRSATDHRPLFETHAESPAVVAPSTDAKLVAYCPAGEGPVQVRDLTGRRRMVHGRWERVGDICGQERAQLVLDGGQRLAAVTGSEVRVWDVRSGEQLSALPDVGVRYASFSADGRFLATADDEEVRVWRLEQGLTAPVFRRSLNNQHMYGGLAWDPDRPALRYLEGGTVHTLDVSRSVPKAWRAQPLDKVLLSPDGGTLATATRTDAGYHVELRATGDGRLLRTLPLAPFPVSADPSAPVIPEDTTSLLAFAPDGRTLAYGVSAPGSGATKQTVKIWDITDERPRVTLDLTAPVIALALDTDDTLYATRTQPVGAPVTDAWNTRTHRRTSSMSTLNGTHLAVSPNGRLLVGGNRTAVLPGGTVTARDLVQGDEIGALAFAPDGSRLVAGDQTGRVGLWDGKAGDRAGILRNVFPAPAHGDPADDPLEDTSEAVSALAVSPDGSTLAVAGESGSLQLWDLATQQPLGDPLTTPGEPIDTLAFSADSTTLIAGSVHVPLQRYPIAPAMAIKSVCERAGVELTRAQWRTYGQGEPYRKVCGG